One Apodemus sylvaticus chromosome 14, mApoSyl1.1, whole genome shotgun sequence DNA window includes the following coding sequences:
- the LOC127664812 gene encoding cytochrome b-c1 complex subunit Rieske, mitochondrial, with protein sequence MLSVAARSGPFAPVLSATSRGVAGALRPLLQGAVPATSEPPVVDAKRPFLCRESLSGQAAIRPLVATVGLNVPASVRYSHTDVKVPDFSDYRRAEVLDSTKSSKESSDARKGFSYLVTATTTVGVAYAAKNVVSQFVSSMSASADVLAMSKIEIKLSDIPEGKNMAFKWRGKPLFVRHRTKKEIDQEAAVEVSQLRDPQHDLDRVKKPEWVILIGVCTHLGCVPIANAGDFGGYYCPCHGSHYDASGRIRKGPAPLNLEVPTYEFTSDDVVVVG encoded by the exons ATGTTGTCGGTCGCTGCCCGCTCGGGCCCGTTCGCGCCCGTCCTATCGGCCACGTCCCGCGGGGTGGCGGGCGCGCTGCGGCCTCTGCTGCAAGGCGCGGTGCCCGCCACCTCGGAACCACCTGTTGTGGACGCGAAGCGACCCTTCCTGTGCCGTGAGTCGCTGAGTGGCCAGGCCGCGATCCGGCCTTTGGTGGCCACGGTGGGCCTGAATG TTCCTGCTTCTGTTCGTTATTCCCATACAGATGTCAAGGTGCCCGACTTCTCTGACTATCGTCGTGCTGAAGTTCTCGATAGCACAAAATCTTCTAAAGAGAGCAGTGACGCTAGAAAAGGCTTCTCTTACTTGGTAACTGCGACTACCACTGTGGGTGTTGCATACGCAGCCAAAAATGTGGTCTCCCAGTTCGTGTCCAGCATGAGTGCCTCTGCCGATGTGCTGGCCATGTCGAAGATCGAGATCAAGCTGTCTGATATCCCAGAAGGAAAGAACATGGCTTTTAAGTGGAGAGGCAAACCTCTGTTTGTGCGCCATAGAACCAAGAAGGAGATTGACCAGGAAGCTGCAGTTGAAGTGTCCCAGTTAAGGGACCCACAGCACGATTTAGATCGCGTAAAGAAGCCTGAATGGGTTATTCTGATAGGTGTCTGTACTCATCTTGGTTGTGTACCCATTGCAAACGCAGGAGATTTTGGTGGCTACTATTGCCCCTGCCATGGGTCACACTATGATGCCTCTGGCAGGATCAGGAAGGGCCCTGCACCTCTCAACCTGGAAGTTCCTACCTATGAGTTCACCAGTGATGATGTCGTTGTTGTGGGTTAG